Proteins from one Chanodichthys erythropterus isolate Z2021 chromosome 15, ASM2448905v1, whole genome shotgun sequence genomic window:
- the psmg2 gene encoding proteasome assembly chaperone 2 gives MFISAGDDVPSFKGFTLIMPAVSVGNVGQLAVDLLISTLNMPRVGYFHTDCLIPMVGNNPYATSTEDAAQLSTSAEVYSHNDLKLAVLQIRTPIIQTKVRSFRKLIVSWIKSSGFLRSVLLSSSHAYQRDDQQLHGTPLRYLLSPSLQKEEGQRVEELGWREMERISMFPGISDSEQRLYIPGGGVTKALYTDCCTEDIPMAVLLIFCSEGDNIPDAFALINHLNDWFHLLEKPTQGSVQWQVPPSWRLLFGSGIPPLLF, from the exons atgttcatttcgGCGGGGGATGATGTTCCATCTTTTAAAGGCTTTACGTTGATAATG CCTGCAGTATCTGTTGGAAATGTGGGACAGCTCGCCGTGGATCTCCTCATCTCAACATTAAATATGCCCAGAGTGGGATACTTCCACACGGACTGTCTGATTCCCATGGTTGGGAACAACCCGTATGCAACATCCACTGAGGATGCTGCCCAGCTCAGCACCAGCGCAGAGG TTTACTCACACAATGACTTAAAGCTGGCTGTCCTGCAGATAAGAACACCCATCATCCAG ACGAAGGTCAGATCATTCCGAAAGCTGATTGTTTCCTGGATCAAGAGTAGTGGATTCCTCAGAAGTGTGCTGCTGTCAAGCAGTCACGCTTATCAGAGAGACGACCAACAGCTTCATGG CACTCCTCTGCGGTACCTCCTGAGCCCGTCTCTGCAGAAGGAGGAGGGCCAGAGGGTGGAGGAGCTGGGCTGGAGGGAGATGGAGAGAATCAGCATGTTCCCTGGGATCTCCGACTCAGAGCAGCGGCTCTATATTCCTGGAGGAGGAGTGACCAAAGCCCTTTACACAGACTG ctgCACAGAGGACATCCCTATGGCAGTTTTGCTGATCTTCTGCTCAGAAGGGGACAACATCCCTGATGCATTTGCTCTCATCAACCATCTCAATGACTGGTTTCATCTACTGGAAAAACCT ACGCAGGGCTCAGTGCAGTGGCAGGTTCCTCCCTCATGGAGGCTGCTGTTCGGCAGTGGGATCCCACCTCTTCTTTTCTGA